From Lycium ferocissimum isolate CSIRO_LF1 chromosome 12, AGI_CSIRO_Lferr_CH_V1, whole genome shotgun sequence, one genomic window encodes:
- the LOC132040774 gene encoding protein LYK5-like: MNWLLNILCILNFLISCTKAQQEYSANSVLNCNNKYETNYSCNGRNSTCQAFLIFRARNPYNSVPGIAALMSSNISEIARINNVTRLTFFTPEREVIIPVSCSCSGLYYQAKTMYYIPAPIETYFMIANGTYQGLSTCNALQRQNIYDEFNLRPGLELQVPLRCACPTAKQAAKGSKYLMTYSIDVGDDILKISKRFNVSVKHIVEANGFLNENPLLFPFTTILIPLPSEPSNLDTGNENYTKPVKSFSPPPAANFSRGKSKRNLYIVSGVATGFFLLLLVVFWVILLVFFKKRASEVPCEDILVEIANIDHVPKVFKFKELKHATLNFGSKNQIKGSVYRGVLKGEILAVKKAITDISKEVNMLHKINHFNVIKLCGYCEHKGSFFLVFEYMKNGSLREWLTKTKSRDTISWKKRIQIALDVANGLHYLHCFTNPGYIHKNINSRNILLDSNFRAKIANFSLAKETDTSGTTRKVVGTTGYMAPEYLETGSVTSKMDIYAFGVVLLELVTGKDAVIVEEGGETLLSVAVAAVMEGENAETVLDGFIEAHMREDDDLEIAFPVASLSLRCLTREPSNRPSMEEMVSCLLKIQVNVHKTEQPVRIETMDIGGV; encoded by the coding sequence atGAATTGGCTTCTGAATATTCTCTGCATactaaattttctaatttcatGCACTAAAGCTCAACAAGAATACTCAGCAAATTCAGTGTTGAATTGCAACAACAAATATGAAACAAATTACTCTTGCAATGGCAGAAATTCCACTTGCCAGGCATTTCTCATATTCAGGGCTAGGAATCCTTACAATTCAGTCCCTGGAATTGCTGCTCTCATGTCTTCAAACATATCTGAGATCGCCCGTATCAACAATGTCACGAGGCTCACTTTTTTCACGCCGGAAAGGGAGGTTATAATTCCAGTGAGCTGCTCTTGTTCAGGTTTGTATTATCAAGCCAAAACTATGTACTATATCCCAGCTCCTATTGAAACATATTTTATGATAGCTAATGGTACTTATCAAGGATTATCGACCTGTAATGCACTACAACGTCAAAATATATATGACGAGTTCAATTTGAGACCTGGTCTTGAGTTGCAAGTTCCTCTCAGATGTGCCTGTCCAACAGCAAAACAAGCTGCAAAAGGCTCAAAGTATTTGATGACTTATTCAATTGACGTTGGTGATGACATCCTTAAAATTAGCAAAAGATTTAATGTAAGTGTAAAGCACATAGTTGAAGCAAATggattcttgaatgaaaatcCTCTTTTGTTTCCTTTTACAACCATTCTAATTCCTCTGCCTTCTGAACCATCAAATTTAGATACCGGAAATGAGAACTATACAAAACCAGTTAAGTCCTTTTCACCTCCACCTGCAGCTAACTTTTCAAGGGGAAAATCAAAGAGGAATCTTTACATAGTTAGTGGAGTAGCAACAGGTTTTTTCCTGTTGCTACTTGTGGTATTCTGGGTCAtccttcttgttttctttaAGAAGAGGGCAAGCGAAGTTCCGTGTGAAGACATCCTCGTTGAGATCGCGAACATTGATCATGTCCCTAAAGTTTTCAAGTTCAAAGAATTGAAGCATGCTACGTTAAACTTTGGCTCCAAGAACCAGATAAAGGGATCTGTATACCGGGGAGTGTTAAAAGGGGAAATCTTGGCAGTCAAAAAGGCGATCACGGATATATCTAAGGAAGTGAACATGCTGCATAAGATCAACCACTTCAATGTAATAAAGCTTTGTGGCTATTGTGAACATAAAGGCAGCTTCTTTCTTGTCTTTGAATACATGAAGAATGGCTCTCTCAGAGAATGGCTGACCAAAACCAAGTCTCGCGATACCATAAGCTGGAAAAAAAGGATTCAGATTGCATTGGATGTAGCTAATGGACTTCATTATCTTCACTGCTTTACCAACCCAGGCTACATCCACAAGAACATCAACAGCAGAAACATTCTCCTAGACAGCAACTTCCGAGCAAAGATTGCAAATTTCAGTCTTGCTAAAGAAACGGATACATCAGGCACGACAAGGAAAGTTGTGGGAACGACAGGATACATGGCGCCCGAGTATCTTGAGACAGGGTCAGTAACTTCCAAGATGGACATTTATGCCTTTGGAGTTGTACTTTTGGAATTAGTCACTGGAAAAGATGCTGTAATTGTAGAGGAAGGTGGAGAAACTCTGCTTTCTGTAGCAGTAGCTGCAGTAATGGAAGGAGAAAATGCTGAAACTGTACTGGACGGATTCATTGAAGCACATATGAGGGAAGATGATGATTTGGAAATAGCATTTCCTGTAGCAAGCTTAAGCTTAAGATGCTTGACTCGAGAACCATCGAATCGTCCAAGCATGGAAGAGATGGTATCATGTTTACTGAAGATTCAAGTTAATGTACATAAGACAGAACAACCAGTAAGAATTGAGACCATGGACATAGGAGGGGTTTAA
- the LOC132040775 gene encoding pre-mRNA-splicing factor ATP-dependent RNA helicase DEAH7-like: protein MERDRKRSSREEHSCDGRIIKRSGHESSTRTPRTSHGFHSNTSSSSRHNYQPSLWDTMAPSPTPIRPSSVRSSTSRYPANHNNFSTKNTMYDDGEHNTNCFSEIGSTLPNEDKKKVSREKYWEDHQLLRSGVVRGTEMQMEFNDEEERKVILRVHDAKPPFLDGRIIFTEKVEAPIMPMKDPTSDMAIISRKGSALVREIHEKQKMHKSRQRFWELAGSKLGDILGVEKKDDADNAVVGEDGEVDFKGEARFSQHLSDFTKSKTLSQQRQYLPIFAVRDELLQVVRENQVVVIIGETGSGKTTQLTQYLHEDGYTVNNGIIGCTQLRRVAAMSVAKRVSEEMETEIGDKVGYAIRFEDATGPSTVIKYMTDGVLLRETLKDPDLEKYRIIVMDEAHERSLNTDVLFGILKKVVARRRDFKLIVTSATLNAEKFSNFFGGVPIFHIPGRPFPVQISYSKTPCEDYVEAAVKQAMTIHITGAPGDILIFLTGQDEIEATCYALSERMEQLTSSIKQPVPKLLILPIYSQLPADLQAKVFQKAEYGPRKCIVATNIAETSLTIDGIFHVIDTGYGKIKVYNPRTGMDALQVFPISRASADQRAGRAGRTGPGTCYRLYTENAYENEMLQSPVPEIQRTNLAYVVLLLKSLNIQNLLDFDFMDPPPQDNIRNSMYQLWVLGALNNVGDLTDLGRKMVEFPLDPPLAKLLLMGERLKCLNEVLTIVSMLSVPSVFFRPKDREKESDAAREKFFVPESDHLTLLNVYQQWKANEYKGDWCSDHFLQVKGLCKAREIRSQLLDLLKTLKIPLTYCGPDWDVVLKAICSAYFPNAAMLKGIGEYVNCRNGMPCNLHPTSALYGSGYTPDYVVYHEVILTTKEYMQCVTAVEPQWLAELGPMFFSV from the coding sequence ATGGAGAGGGATAGAAAGAGAAGCAGCAGGGAAGAACATTCATgtgatggaagaataataaaaaGAAGTGGACATGAAAGTTCTACAAGGACACCAAGAACATCTCATGGTTTTCACTCCAAtactagtagtagtagtagacATAATTATCAGCCTTCTCTATGGGATACTATGGCTCCTTCTCCAACTCCAATTAGGCCATCATCTGTAAGATCTTCAACTTCTAGATATCCTGCAAATCACAATAATTTTAGTACAAAAAATACTATGTATGATGATGGAGAACATAACACAAATTGTTTCTCTGAAATAGGTAGTACATTGCCTAATGAGGATAAGAAAAAGGTAAGTAGGGAAAAATATTGGGAGGATCATCAGCTTTTGAGATCCGGAGTTGTTAGAGGTACTGAGATGCAAATGGAGTTTAATGATGAGGAGGAACGGAAAGTTATTCTTCGTGTTCATGATGCAAAGCCTCCCTTTTTGGATGGGAGAATTATTTTCACTGAGAAAGTTGAGGCACCGATTATGCCAATGAAGGATCCTACGTCGGATATGGCGATAATTTCACGTAAAGGTTCAGCTCTTGTTAGGGAAATACACGAAAAACAAAAGATGCATAAGTCTCGTCAAAGGTTTTGGGAGCTAGCTGGATCGAAACTCGGAGATATCCTTGGTGTAGAGAAGAAGGATGATGCGGATAATGCTGTAGTGGGTGAGGATGGTGAGGTTGATTTTAAGGGAGAAGCCAGATTTTCTCAGCACTTAAGCGATTTTACAAAATCGAAAACACTTTCACAGCAAAGGCAATATCTGCCTATCTTCGCTGTGCGAGATGAGTTATTGCAGGTGGTTCGTGAAAATCAGGTGGTGGTAATTATTGGAGAAACCGGTTCTGGAAAGACAACACAGCTAACACAGTACCTGCATGAAGACGGCTATACAGTTAATAATGGGATCATAGGTTGCACCCAACTGAGGCGTGTGGCAGCAATGAGTGTTGCCAAAAGAGTCAGTGAGGAAATGGAAACTGAGATTGGTGATAAAGTTGGATATGCTATTCGTTTCGAAGATGCTACTGGGCCAAGTACTGTAATCAAGTACATGACTGATGGTGTGCTTTTAAGGGAAACGCTTAAAGATCCCGATCTTGAAAAGTATCGTATAATTGTAATGGATGAAGCTCACGAGAGATCACTTAACACCGATGTCCTTTTTGGCATTCTCAAGAAAGTTGTGGCTAGGCGGCGTGATTTTAAGCTTATTGTCACTTCTGCCACTCTCAATGCCGAGAAATTCTCTAACTTCTTTGGGGGTGTACCAATTTTTCACATACCTGGAAGACCCTTTCCAGTTCAAATATCTTATAGTAAAACCCCATGTGAGGACTATGTCGAAGCTGCAGTTAAGCAAGCCATGACCATCCATATTACTGGTGCACCAGGAGATATACTCATATTCTTGACTGGTCAGGATGAGATTGAAGCAACCTGTTATGCACTTTCAGAGCGCATGGAACAACTTACCTCATCAATAAAGCAACCAGTGCCCAAGCTATTAATTCTTCCTATATACTCTCAATTGCCTGCTGATCTGCAAGCAAAAGTTTTCCAGAAAGCTGAATATGGGCCTCGCAAATGCATTGTTGCTACTAATATTGCTGAGACATCCTTGACCATCGATGGAATTTTCCACGTTATTGATACAGGTTATGGTAAAATAAAGGTGTACAATCCACGTACAGGCATGGATGCTTTGCAAGTGTTCCCCATTAGTCGAGCTTCCGCGGACCAACGTGCTGGTCGAGCTGGTAGAACTGGCCCAGGGACTTGTTACCGACTTTATACAGAGAATGCATATGAGAATGAGATGCTACAAAGCCCCGTGCCAGAGATTCAACGGACAAATCTCGCATATGTGGTTTTGCTGCTCAAGTCTCTCAATATTCAGAACTTGTTGGATTTTGATTTTATGGACCCACCTCCTCAGGATAATATCCGTAACTCCATGTATCAGTTGTGGGTGCTGGGTGCACTTAACAATGTTGGGGATTTAACTGACCTTGGCCGGAAAATGGTGGAGTTCCCATTGGACCCTCCCCTAGCCAAACTGCTCTTGATGGGGGAACGACTAAAATGCTTAAATGAGGTTCTGACAATTGTTTCTATGCTGTCAGTGCCTTCGGTTTTCTTTAGACCTAAGGATAGGGAAAAGGAAAGTGATGCTGCTAGGGAAAAGTTTTTTGTCCCAGAATCTGATCACCTTACATTGCTTAATGTTTACCAACAATGGAAAGCTAATGAATACAAGGGGGACTGGTGTAGTGACCACTTTTTACAGGTAAAAGGTCTGTGCAAGGCCAGGGAAATAAGATCCCAATTGTTGGACTTACTCAAGACACTCAAAATTCCGCTCACCTACTGTGGTCCTGATTGGGATGTTGTGCTGAAAGCAATCTGTTCTGCATACTTCCCTAATGCAGCTATGCTGAAGGGGATTGGGGAATACGTTAATTGCAGGAATGGAATGCCTTGTAACCTGCATCCCACAAGTGCTCTCTATGGATCGGGTTACACTCCTGATTACGTGGTTTATCATGAGGTAATCTTGACGACAAAGGAGTACATGCAGTGTGTGACAGCTGTGGAGCCTCAGTGGTTGGCAGAGCTGGGGCCAATGTTTTTCTCCGTGTAA